The following is a genomic window from Strix aluco isolate bStrAlu1 chromosome 3, bStrAlu1.hap1, whole genome shotgun sequence.
TTatcagtttgctttgctttttgttgtgtttacTCAATACACCAGTAAAATACTCTTCTAGTTTTGGACCATGCATAGCTGATTTTTCATTGCAGGCCCCCTCAATTAAATAACTGCTCTACATCTTAATTTTAAGTGGTCGATAAACCTTTTGTCTTTTATAACCCAGTCTGTAAAGATAAATTGCAAAGGAAATATGTTTGCTACTGATACTCTTTTTGTCCTTATGCTCCTTGATTTCTAAGAtctgtgtttttctaaaattctgttttctatttcttacAAGCTTGTACTTGCTTTCGCTCTTAATGTAACTGGGCACTTGAACACTAAGAtcctttcacatttttctcctgttgtCTGTGATATaaatttcagagggttttttttttaattcactgttgAGCTGAAGTGTACTGTTAACTTCCATTCCTTTGTCCAGTTGGTCCCTTGGGTTCCTTCTCCTGTTTTTCTATTTAGTTAGGTTGAATGAACTTGCAGTTGCTTCATCCAGGCTTATTTTCAATAACAGTCCTCTGTAAGGTTCACACTACTGGCAAAACCAGATCTAAATGGTAATAAATATTCAGTGAAGAAGTTTGTTGTCTGTTACATTTGGAAGTACTTAATTTCTGCTGCTATTAGTGCTCTGTGCCCTCCAGTCTGTCTAGGAAGTTGGGAATGTACGTGCGGTCTTTGGGGGTGTTAATTTTTACCCTGCTCTTTATGTTTATATCTGTATATGTGTCTGCAGCAGTACCCCAGTTATGTGAGAAACCTGTGAGTCAAACCATTCAATGAGTGAGTGACATCTCAAAATCATCTTTGTAATGACATCTCTTGATCATCATTGCTTTTCTGGGCTTTTACCATCAGTCTTTGAAGGGAAACTTGATTTTTATCTCTGTTACTCTTTCTTATCTTGTGTATCACACTTACTTTTTATTGACAGTTTATCTCCTAGTGACTAGTGAGTTCAGGTTACAAGAACCGCTTCTTCCTGGTCTTTGTTAAAATTTTGATCCTTTCCTTTCCAATTAGTTCTGCTGTTGCAGCTCAACCTGCTTGAGGCTTGCTGTTGGTTTTAACCGTGCAAAATGCAAATTCTTGTGCATTTTTGTTTGGGGCCAGTCCATCATGAGTCTGTCTCCTACCTCCTGTCATCTTACCTTTGTTactctgttttctgttgctttctttccctctccaaaGAAAAAGTGTCACTGTTGTGTCTGGTCCTTCAGTCCTATCTTTCCATGACTCCTTTGAGATGATATTTGGTACATAACTAGTTTAGGTCAAGGATTCATTGAAGATTAGTTGGTGTTGCGCGTAGAGTTTAACTCAATTTCCTTCCATATAGTGCTTTCTTGAAGTGTCTTAGCATCTTATCTCTTTAGCTTTCCAGCGCAATGGAGTCCTAGTAGCCCTGGTGTAACTCCAAAAGAGCTCGGTGAATCAGGCAACCcatatatttttctgctgtttaaatTATTGACATGTTGTACTTGCTGTGTTGCTGGGTCCTCCTTCTGCTAGAAGGTTAAATGtaaatctcaaaaaaacccccaaacaaacaaaaaaaaaaacccacaaaaaaagcttaccaaaaaaaaaaagtatgggaagccataaaaaaaaatccttttgatttTGAGAGGCATCTTCGACAAAGCGCAGGAGACAGTTGCCTTCTTTGAGACATGTTTGTCAAGAGCCTAAAACCTGTCTGAGACGGTTGGTGAATGACCAAGGTGTAGAAGTATAACCGATAGAAGGTACAGTCAGAGTagcaaaaatagttttctttacACTTGCATTCATTTGGTTTGTGTCTCAAGACCCCTTATATACAACTCATTTGCCATGAGGTAGTGTTGGTTGTGTTCTTCCTTTGTAtgcttttccctgctgctgggcGCTTTTGGAATGGGCATGCTTAACTAGATGCACTCCTGTCACTGCTGCTGTGGTAGATGATATCTCTAGTGGTTGCAGGCAAagttggtggttttggttttttttaaaataaagatccaGGTGTAACCAGGGAACAAGTTAATAAAGATGGTACGCTTAAAAATTAGACAATGTGTGTGTTGAAATCTGTATGTGAATTAGGTGGTCTTCTACTTGAACAGTACTCGCTATCTCCATGTGTTTGGGAAATGGGAGGGCAAATGTAGCATGAGGATTGAATGAGTGAGCAAATCTGATCATGTAAATCTGTTTCACGCACAGGTTTTATGGCAGTCAGCAGGTCAGATCTACTGGATGCGTTGGCACATGTTGGAGATTATTGGCTTTGGAGACCAGTGGGAAGATCATGCTGCTCAGGAAAAAGAATATAGTCTGGTAGAGAGCTTTAATATAGACACAGGTGAGATTATGtgctgcatgtgtgtgtctgtatcaTCTCTTTCTGATTCTGCTGTGGCATTTTTTGAGTGGTTAAGTTTATATGGCTAAGCATATAGGAACTAGTAGGTTGATTTAGAAAGCACTATGAGCTTTTGGTTTGTATGACCATGTAGAGCTCATTAAGTAACTACATGGCTTGTGGTTGCATGGAGTGTTTTTGAATCCTAGACTTCTGTCATGATATAATGAAAGTCATGatataaaaagcataaaatttgACTTAAACCATGACTGtcaaaaatgtgtgtttgaaTTAACTGAACAAACTGCCAAAATAAGAATGTAGAATCTCTCTGAGATGAAATTGCTTTAGGGACCCGCAGATCCCCTTAAATAAGagatgtggatttttaaaaacataaacatGCCAACAATTTGTTTAACTTCATACCTCTCAGTTTTGGACAAGGTGAGCATTAAATGCACCATTTCCATAAGACATCTGCAGAATCTCCTAGAATCCTTTGACATTGCTCTTATACTGGGAGAAGATAAAAGGGAAAATCCAGCCTCCAGATACCCCTTTCTTGTTCAGTGTTTGACATGACTCTGGCCAGGGAAACCTGTTAAAGTAACTCTTTTATCACACCTGCAATCTTATAGGACATCTTTTGGGTAGAGTGATTTGGTTTTAATTGCTGCAAGAGACAGAATATACATGGAATCAGCAGCTAATTTTCCACttcaaaaaatattcttattgCCAGTTGAAAAGATAGCTTCTTTAATAGCTTGTACCTCTTTTAACTAAAGACCTAACTGCACATTAGTTTGAAGTGGCTAACTTAAAACAAACTTGGTTAGACTTTGCCTTTTGTCTCGGTCTCTCTGATTTTGGTAGAAGCATGGGCTCTATTTCACTTCTTTCTAGTCATCATATCCCACATAGAACTTGAATTGAAAAAgtaaatgctttctgttttggaTCTTGACAGTTGAATAAATGAGCTCGTGTTGACTGACTGTTGGTAATCAGCCATGTATGTAGTTGCTCTTGGCATGCTTGGGCATCTTAGAGTGAGTTTGGCCCTCTTCTGTTGAGTCTTGAGGTGGTGAATGTCTCCCACCTTGCATTTTCAGAGAGAGCTGCAAGTTGTTGCTTAGCAGATACCAGCAAGTGTTGATTCAGCTCTTATTTCTAAATTATGTAGGGAATATCTAACCTACATAATCGATTTTTATCTCCCTCTCTTGATTTTGGATGCATTAGCTAAAAGGAGCGTGATAAATGTTCAGTCTCGTTTTGCTTTTGCCTATAAGTATTTGCCCTGTTAGCCAGCAAGAGGTGTTTGGAAAAGAGAGAAGCTCATGGCAGAATTAACTTCCTATCCATTGACTCCTCTGTCAGCTGGGCCTGCAGCTGTTCTCCCCACCCTTCTACAGCTGCACGGGGGCACTGTGGATTCTGCTGGTGCTGGGTGTCCAAGTGCGTTGCCCTGGCTGGCCCAGGCACTGTGGGAACAGATGTGGGGAGCAGTGATCTAGAGATGCCTATTTGGAGCATGTGCTTTTCCTGTTCTACAGCCCAGAGAGGCTCAAGTGAAGATGGTAATCCCCATCTCTACAGCTTCTGGGGTCTCCTCCCAGCACGCTCCCTGTCTCTCGCTGCCTTCCTGTCACCTCCCTGTCTCACAGCCGGCAGTGGGATAGTGGGGGCCTCTTCTGCCCAGACAGTCCCCATGAGCCCTTTCCTTGGGGCACGTGGGGTGTGCAGCAGAGGATGGGGGAATTGGCAGAGCTGACAGTGCCCTTCCTTGCTCTGCTGTCCTGCAGTTGCGCAGCCGTTTTTCTGCAAGCCCTCTGGGGGGCTGTACTCTCTGCCTTACCTGGGAGAGCAGCCGAGAAAGGCTGCAGAGGCGCTGAGCCGTGCCGAGTGGTGGGAGCTGCTCTTCTTCGTGAAGAAGGTGGAAGCACAGGAGCAGAAGGAGATCGCCTGTCTCATCCAGCAGGCCCAGGGAGAGCAGGTACGGGCCAGAACCTGTGGTGTGGAAATGGGAGAATGTTAGGAAGGGGACTGGGCCCGAAGGAGGAGATGGCGAGCGTGAGCTGTGCAGGGGCAGCCTGACTGGAGCCAAAATGGGACTGAAATGGGAATGTGAGTGAGGGATGGCAGAAGTgcggggagctgggcacagcaaAGGGGTGAGGCGAGATGAGAGGAAACGCAGCCTGCCATGACCTGGGAGGAGTGACTGTGTCCAGCGAGGTCTGGGTAGGTGAGGCAAGGCCATGGGGTGACTCTGCCACTTGCGGTTGGGGGGTGAGTGCAGGCGGGAGGTCTGGGCTGGGTACAGCCAGGGGAGTGTGGCACTGGGGAATGGCCCCGGGGGCCTCTGGCAGTGCAGCCTTTCTGTCCGTTTGGGCACTGGCCATCACAAGGGGCGTGGGATCCGTGGTGAGTCCGTGAGGGTTAACTTGACCCCGTCTGTCCAGCTGTCGGAGGTGGATGAAGAAGCCCTGATCCAGCTGTCGGTACCTGCAGAGCTGGCCCAGAAGGTGCTGCAGGTCTTGGAGAAGCGGTGCCAGGGCAGCACTCGCCGTGACCTGTGTGGCTCCCACGTCTACGCCAAATACTTCCTCAGCAGGGGGGCCGAGCAGGACGTCAGGGGGAGCGCCGCGGTGTGCTCGAAGGGTGCCGGCCGCAGGAGCGCTGGCCCTGAAGCCGCGATGGCCAAGGCAGCGCAGGAAGACCTTTCCACAGCCACAGTGCCGCCCCGAGCCCCCGCTGCAGTGGTGAAGTCGGATAACCAGCTGTTCAGCGAGCTCCTTGAGAAGGAAGGGCTGTTCTTCCCAGAGGTGACGGAGGAGCAGATCAAAGGTAACGGCCTGCTACGTGCTGGGGCACATGCGTGGTGCTGGAGGCGGCATCGTTGCCTCTGTGGAGGAAGGCTCTGGGCAGGGCACGGGAGGCCAGGCACCCAGAGGTTGCCTGGggagcgggggcggggggtgccTGTGGGTGGTGGGTCTGTGGGTGCGTGGCActgtgggaggtgctgggggtgtAACTGCTGCCCTGACACCCAtgtccctgcctccctcccgccAGTGCTGGGCAGCTCCAAGGGGATGAGTGAGACGGGCTCGCTAGCCAAGGTTGCAGCTGTGGTGGACGTGatccagagcagcagctcagaggTGGGGCTGCGCTTAGCTGGGCTCAAGCACATCATGGAGATCCTGGAGGAGGAGCCTGAGTCCGAGGAGCAAGTCAGCAAAGCCCAGGGTGGGCTCGGGACCAGGAGTGTTGGGTGAGCCGTGGGGTGTTGCACACCCCTCCTGCTGGCTGTGTGGGACAGTACTGGAGGTGGGAGTGCAGGAGGTGGCAATGGAAGTGTAAAGGCCGGCATGTGCCTGCATGCTCGGCCAGAAGAGGGGTGGGTCTTGTGTCCTCTGGTCCCAGGCAGGCTCATTCCTGGGGCTGACCCAGCTGCTGTGGAGCCACgtgggcagggaagaggtggCTGACAGGGCCCTGGATGTCAGGGGTAGTGCGAGGAGGCTCCTCCTGAGGTGTCCTGTCCCATGCAGGGAGAAGCTGGTGAAAGTGGCAGTGGAGCTGCTGAGCGCCGAGGTGGCAGAGAAGGCCCTGGTGGTGGTGACGCTGCGGCTGCTGGCCATGCTCATGGCGAAGTACGACTGGCGCGTGGCATTTGCCATGGAGGGCGGCGTGCGGGCTGTGCTGGCCTGCATGCAGCAGCACGCCGCCTCCGCCCTGGTGCAGCAGGCCGGCCTGGCAGTGAGTGTGGCGGGGGGACGCTGTAGGTGGGCGGTCAGGGTGCAGGCTCGCCCGGACGTGGCAGGGATGCCCGCTGCCCTCCTGACTGCTGTTGGCCTTGCAGGCCCTGAAGGTGCTGGTGGGAGCTGTGGCCAGCGAGCCAGGAGGTGCCGGTGGGAAGCCCTCGCCCCTGAACCACGCCGATGCGCAGATGATGCGGGAGATCTTTGCCAGCATCGGCTCTGCCTCCAGCGAGGGCTTGGCGAGCCTGCTTAGTGTCATCCCTGCGGCCGTGAGCACCCTGCAGAGGGTCCCAGGGTAGGGGCAGAATGAGGACGGCAGCTGGGGGCGGGGAGACCCTCGGCCAAGGCAGGCGGGTGGCTTGAGGGTGCAGGGGAGGCTCtgtgctggggggaggcaggcGCCCGCATTGCTCTGTCCCTGCAGGGGCTCGTCAGGCGTGCGGAACGGCTTGCTGGTGGTGAACATGCTGATCGACGGCCACCGGGGCCTGGCGGAGCAGCTGGCAGGCCGTGATCTCGCCacggtgctgcagagctgctggtgggATGGGCAAAGCTCCAGCTGCCCTCACGCGATGCTGGCCCTCGGTGTGATCAACCGCCTCGCGGAGCACCGGCTGCCCCTGGGCCTGGAGACGGCAGGTAGCTGCCGCCCGCGCCCCCCGCTGTGCTACAGCCCCGTGGGTGCAGCGGGCAGGGCTGCCTCACCTGCCAGGGCAGAGCACCCCACTGGTGCCTCTCCTGCGAGCGGCTGGGCCGGACCCGCGCGTCGTTGTCCTGGCAGGCAGAGAGGCCCCGCTGGACCTGAGGGACGTGCGGCCGCTTCTGAGCAGCGTGGGGGATGGCACGTTGTCCAAGGACGTGGTGGTGGCCCTGGATCGGCAGCTCTGCAGTGAAGGTGCCGTCCCCTCTGGCGAGGcgtcccagctgctgcaggaccaCAGATGCTTCAGGCTGCTGCTGCGCAGCTTTGAGCTGCTGGGGGCGGAGAAGGCCGTGAGCCTGAGCGTCCTCAGGTGGGTCCGGGGGGATCTGTCGGGGGTCCGGGGCCTCCCCAGCAGGTGGGGGCggtggggtggtggtgctggagggACAAGGCGCACGGTGGTGGGTCCTGGCGGGGCGGCTGTTCTTCAGCAGGGGCAGGTGCCCCCCAGCACATATGCAGGTGCTGACTGGGGTCCTGGGGCACAGGGATGTACGGGGGCAGCGCAGCACACGCCTGGGTGCTGGCGGGAGCCGTGGCTCTCTGTCCCTGTGGGGTGCTGGCCTTCCAGGTGGGGCAGGTCTGCCTGTGGCGCTGCTGTCTGAGTGCAGCGGCCTGAGTGGGCCCCCTCTGCCACTCAGGATCCTGAACAAGTTCCTGGACGCTTACCAGGAGGGTGTGCTGCCCTGGCACGAGTGTGTGGAGCCCTGTTTGTCCTCCCTGAGTGCCCACAGCAGCGACCGGGAGGTGAGGGGGCCCCGGGACTCCCAGCAGGCCGGGGCGGCTTTGCTGGTTGTGTCGTGCGTCGTCTGGGCCCGGCGCTGGCGAAGCTGCAGCCCGGCCTCATCGAGGCCGAGGtgctgggagaggtggggggTGTTGTGGCTGTGGCCGCGTCCCGGTGGCTGGCGTGCCCGGCCAGGCTCTGGCAGGCACTGTTGCAGCGTCGGGGCggagggtgggaagggagcaCTGCAGCACCCTGCTGCTGCGGCCTGGGGGCTCCCAGCACCGGCCCGGCTGCTCAGGGCTGCCCGCTCCGCAGGTGGTGCAGGAGGCGGTTGGCTTCCTGCACCGCCTGGCCACCGCCAGCAAGGACTGCGCGGTGGCGATGTGCCGCGCGGGCGCCCGCGAGGCTCTGTCCAAAGCCCTGGACAAGCACAGCACGGCTCTGTCGCTGGCGCCGGCCCTGCTGGACCTGGTGACTGACTGCGAGAAGTACGCCAGCCTCTACAAGAAGCTGACGACCAGCATCTTGTCCGGCTGCATCCAGGTGGGCCTGGGGAGGCCCGGCCGTGCTGGGGCTCTGGGTCCAGGGGCCGTCCGGCTGTTCCCAGCGCCGCAGGGCAGCCTTCTGCCCTCTGCCTGCCACAGCCCTGTGGCGGGCGAGGGGAGGAGGCGCCAGGACCGCCGGTCAGAGCCTCGCCCTGTCCCGTAGCTGGTCCTGGGGCAGATTGAGGAGCACCGCCGGAGCCACCGGCCCATCAGCATCCCCTTCTTTGACGTTTTTCTGCACAACCTGTGCCGAGGTGAGTGCAGGGAGCGGGAGCTGGGCCCCTGTGCTCAGCAAGTGTTGGCCGGGCGGCTGGAGGCTCCGGGCGCTCTCCCCACAGGCTCCAGCGTGGAGGTGAAGGAGGATAAGTGTTGGGAGAAGGTGCAGGTCTCCTCCAACCCCCACCGAGCCAGCAAGCTCACGGACAGAAACCCCAAGACCTACTGGGAGTCAAACGGCAGCACCGGCTCCCACTTCATCACTGTGCACATGCAGTGTGGTGTGGTGGTCAGGTGAGGCGGGTCCGGGGGGGAGCCTTGGGGCCGGGAGGGCCAGTGGCTgcgtggggaggggagggctgtggTGATCAGTGCGAGCCCTGCCCCAGTGGTCCCCATCCTGGGGGTCGCTGGATGCGGGCATCAGCgcgtggggctggcgggggctggggcggggaggTGGTGCCTGCTGGGCAGCACCgtgtgtgctgtgctgcagggagatGAGCATGCTGGTGGCCAGCGAGGACTCCAGCTACATGCCGGCCCGTgtggtggtgctggggggagACAGCCCTGCCGCCATCAGAACGGAGCTCAACGCGGTGAGTCGGGCCTGGGCTGCTCAGGCCCCAGGGCCCCACGGGAGCGGTGGGCTGGTCCTTGCTGTGCCCTGTGAAGGTCTCGCCCTGGTGCGGGGCCCTGGAAGGTGCCCCCCGGGGAGGTGGggatggcaggagctgggctgcggGAGCCTCCTCCTGGCTGTTGGCAGCAGGTGCTGGAGGCTCGGGCACGGGCAGCCCTGCggcccaggctgcagcaggctgGTGTTGTGGGGCTGTGAGCCAGAGCGGGGCCCTGGCGGCGGGTGCCCTGTGGCTGCGTAGGGGCTGCTGGGAAGGCGAGAGGCACCGGCTTTATCGGGGGGTGGCCAGGGGAGCGTGCGGGGTGGTTGGCGCTCTCTGCCTGGCGTGCTGAGGGCTCGCTGTCTGGCTGCAGGTGACCATCCTGCCCTCGGACAGCAGAGTGATCCTGCTGGAGAACATGACCCGCTTCTGGCCCGTCATCCAGATCCGGGTGAAGCGGTGCCAGCAGGTAGGGGAgcagggggcggggccggggagccggCAGCGTGGGGCGTCGGGGCCGTGCCTGCGGAGCTGAGGGTCACGCTGTCCCGCAGGGCGGCATTGACACGCGGGTACGTGGCATCGAGGTGCTGGGTCCCAAGCCCACGTTCTGGCCCATCTTCAAGGAGCAGCTGTGCCGGCGGACGTTCCTCTCCTGCACTGCTCAGGCTCACGCCTGGTGCCAGGAGATCTGCCGGGACCGGGGGCAACTGCTGCAGCTCTTTGGCAGGTGAGCTGTCTCCTGGCTGCGCTGTCACATCCCCAGTGTCCCAGAGCCTGGGGGCACGGTGCTGGCAGCCCGTGAGGGGACTATGGGACTacagggctgggagaggagcagccgTGTGCCCTGCCTGGACAGGGAGGGGCCCTGGCTCCTCCCTGGCCACCGGTGGTCCCAGAGGGCCAGGGCCACCTTGGGGTCCCCCAGGTTTAAGCTGGGCACAGGGGCTGGCGCATCCTGACCAGGCAGAGGTGGGATCTCGTGGGTGCAGGCACCGCCCAGCCCCCCAGTTTGGCGGGGGCCGCAAGGGCCCCAAGACCGAGCACGGGCAGCGAGGGGGCCCTGGCTGCTGGGGGCAAGCGGGGCTGCTGAGCTGTCATGCCTGGcaaggggcagggcagggagcgaCCGCTGTGCTCTGCTTTCCCACGTCCGCCCCAGCCGTCGGCAGGTGCCCGGCAGTGCCATATGCTGCCCGGTCGCTGTTGCAGGCTGAACCGGGCGCTGCGGCACGAGCAGGGCTTCGCTGACCGCTTCCTTCCTGATGACGAGGCAGCCCGGGCCTTGGGCAGGACCTGCTGGGAGGCCCTGGTGACCCCCTTGGTGCAGAGCATCACCAGCCCAGGTACCCTGCGCTCTCCCGGGCCAGTCGGCGCCGTGCCCCAGGCTGAGGCACCCCGCTCTGAGCCTGGCTGGCCTCGCAGACCCCCAAGGCGTCAGCCCCCTGGCCTGGCTGCTGAGCGAGTACCTGGAGCGCGTGGAGCTACCCCGTCACGCCCCGAGCCGCGGCACTGCCTTTGGTTCCCGTGTGCGGCGCCTGACCCAGCTCCTGGTGCATGTGGACCCCGGCAGCCCCAAGCCAGAGGAGGCAAGGGCAGCTGGTGAGCAAGGGGCTGCCCGCCGGTGGGAATGGGACTGGGTCGGGGGTGGTTCAGAGCACCAGGCCGTGGCCGTGGGGATGCgctggggagctctggggactgCCCGGTGGTGCCTGAGCCGGGGAGGGCTCGTGGCCGTGCCCCCCCAGTGGCATCTCCTCTGCTCGGTGCCCCGCAGGCAGAGGGGGAGGCTGCTGTGGGTCAGGGTGCAGGGCCTGCCCACGGAGCTGCACTGAGCCCGGGGCTGTCCCTTGGCAGgcaggaaggaggggaagaacaaGGAGGTGCCGACCAGGGCTGCGAAGGTGGCAGTGGAGAAGCCGAGCGGCCTGTGGGACATCTCACGGTGCTGGCGTGGCGTGGTGCAGCAGCAGGTAGAGCTGGGAGGGCTGGCTGTGGGGGCCGGGGAGGGCGCGTGGGACCCTGCCCGGGGCGGGTGTAGGGGGGAGCGGGGCCTGACGGTGCACAGGGAGGGTGCGGGTCTGTACCTGGCCTCCGTGGGGCTGGAGGGGTGTGGAGACAGCCCTGCCGCACTTGCCACCCTGGCAGGGCTCAAGTGCCAGCCGAGGTGTCGGGCTACTTCTTTCCTACCGGGCAGTTGCTGGGCTTCTGTCCCgcccctcagcccctgcccagccctcggGGCTGCGCTCTCGGCTCTCCACCAGCTGTCGGTAGTCGGCGAGGACGCTGGGGCCTCTTGTCGGCCCCTGGGTGGTTGGTGGTGGCAGAGTGAATCAGGGACGGTGGACGTTCCCACGGGACAGGGGCACATCCCGTGTCGGGACTCACCGCTCTCATGGCGCGTCCCGCAGGTGTGGCGGTTCCTGGAGGCGGCGGGGCAGGCGCCGGACCTCGTGGAGCGATACTGCAGGCTGTACCAGCGCCTGCGCGGCGCCACGGAGGAGCTCTTTGGGCAGCGGGCCGCCTTCGTGCTGGCTCTGGGCCAGGGCTTCGCAggggctttgctgcagctccCCTTCCTTGCTGCCCTGCACGTGAGTCAAGGCAGTGGGGCACCAGTGCCGGGGTCCTGCTGGCCCTGGGCCCAGGCTGGggaggcggccccggcccgcggcACCGGGATGAGCTCCGGCTGGGCGCTGTCCTGGCCCCCAGCGAGCCCCGGAGCCCGGCCCTGTGGTGGCCCTGGATGGTGCCCAATGGTGGGTGTGCGGCGCTTGGCACGGCACGGCCCCAGCCCCGGTGCGCTCCTGCCTCGGGCTGGTGCCTGGGCACCCTCAGCCCCTGCCCGAGAGCCCCAGGGTTTCCCGGCTGCTCCCTCCGGGACGTTCACCTGGCCCGGCCCTGCGGCCACCCGGCGAGCCCCCGCCGCAGCCAGCCCTCTCTCTCCGCAGGTGAGCGAGCAGTTTGCCCGCTACCTTGACGGGCAGGTCCAGGAGCTCCACGGGACTGCGGGCAGTGCAGAGCCGCTGCAGCGGCTGCAGCAGATCCTGGAGCCCTTTGTCGTCTTCAGTGGGCTGGAGCTCGCCCACACCTTCGAGCACTTCTACCGGTGAGGGGTGTCACGTCTCCACGGGCCAGAGGGCCTGGCGTGGCAGGGGAGGCACGGGCGGTGCTGGGCCGGGCCTGACCTGGCAGCGGTGctcctgctttgcttttcccGGTGGCTCGGGCATGTGGAGGGAAGGGCCGAGAGGGCCCGTGGGCGCTGCCCGTCTGCGGAGGCACGTTCCCTGCTGGCGATGGGGCGGGGAGGCACCGCGGGGGGAGGCCAGAGCCGGGGCTGTCTCTGTCTGCCGGCGGGTGGCCGATGGCCACGGGGCTCAGGCCGGCCCCTGACCTGACGCTGGCGGCTGTGGCAGGCACTACCTGGGCGACCGGCTCCTGGCACAAGGGCCGTCTTGGCTGGAGGGAGCCGTCGTGGAGCAGATTGGGCTGTGCTTCCCCAGCCGCTTCCCCCAAGAGATGCTGAGCAACTTGGCTGAGTCGGAGGAGCTGCAGCGGCAGTTTtacctcttccagctgcaggagcaggacaggcGGCTGCTGGAGCTGGATGTGGGCCTGGACGAGGTGAGAGCGCTgctggggggatgggggggaggctgggggctgcccccgTTCCTCACAGGGGTCCTGGGGGCTGTCCTGAGCCGCCCTTGCATCCACGTGCCCAGGCAGGAGGGACGGCCTCGGTGGCAGATGTGCCAGAGGTGAAGGTGCTGGCCCTGTCCCCGCGCTGCTGGCCCGTTTCCCCGTTCTGCTACATGGATGAACCCAGGAGGTTTTTCTCGGTGGCGCTGAGCTCCC
Proteins encoded in this region:
- the CUL9 gene encoding cullin-9 isoform X6, yielding MKADVRSLVQRAGRQMAESGAPESSILNTIHVLSAYASIGSLAGAFKETGALDLLMKMLCHKEKQIRRSAGKMLRALASHDAGSRAYVLLSLSQQDDIEQHVDFDGRYTLLELFAEMMSSEEHCMSFEGIHLPQIPGKLLFVLVKRYLCVTSLMEKLSSGVEQEDCAVPSLPTEERSRVRQEFEFSMAMANLILELVHVMGWDHSHKPELLPQQELWPHTTHSIFQPKTADCTPAQVPVLTSNYGPHKKQGHAFLTPSDFADRSGYVEYLQANLVRGMRVRLLEDCGDVKAGEEGEFLQSTNSMRTVQVLWQSAGQIYWMRWHMLEIIGFGDQWEDHAAQEKEYSLVESFNIDTVAQPFFCKPSGGLYSLPYLGEQPRKAAEALSRAEWWELLFFVKKVEAQEQKEIACLIQQAQGEQLSEVDEEALIQLSVPAELAQKVLQVLEKRCQGSTRRDLCGSHVYAKYFLSRGAEQDVRGSAAVCSKGAGRRSAGPEAAMAKAAQEDLSTATVPPRAPAAVVKSDNQLFSELLEKEGLFFPEVTEEQIKVLGSSKGMSETGSLAKVAAVVDVIQSSSSEVGLRLAGLKHIMEILEEEPESEEQVSKAQGGLGTRSVGEKLVKVAVELLSAEVAEKALVVVTLRLLAMLMAKYDWRVAFAMEGGVRAVLACMQQHAASALVQQAGLAALKVLVGAVASEPGGAGGKPSPLNHADAQMMREIFASIGSASSEGLASLLSVIPAAVSTLQRVPGGSSGVRNGLLVVNMLIDGHRGLAEQLAGRDLATVLQSCWWDGQSSSCPHAMLALGVINRLAEHRLPLGLETAGREAPLDLRDVRPLLSSVGDGTLSKDVVVALDRQLCSEGAVPSGEASQLLQDHRCFRLLLRSFELLGAEKAVSLSVLRILNKFLDAYQEGVLPWHECVEPCLSSLSAHSSDREVVQEAVGFLHRLATASKDCAVAMCRAGAREALSKALDKHSTALSLAPALLDLVTDCEKYASLYKKLTTSILSGCIQLVLGQIEEHRRSHRPISIPFFDVFLHNLCRGSSVEVKEDKCWEKVQVSSNPHRASKLTDRNPKTYWESNGSTGSHFITVHMQCGVVVREMSMLVASEDSSYMPARVVVLGGDSPAAIRTELNAVTILPSDSRVILLENMTRFWPVIQIRVKRCQQGGIDTRVRGIEVLGPKPTFWPIFKEQLCRRTFLSCTAQAHAWCQEICRDRGQLLQLFGRLNRALRHEQGFADRFLPDDEAARALGRTCWEALVTPLVQSITSPDPQGVSPLAWLLSEYLERVELPRHAPSRGTAFGSRVRRLTQLLVHVDPGSPKPEEARAAGRKEGKNKEVPTRAAKVAVEKPSGLWDISRCWRGVVQQQVWRFLEAAGQAPDLVERYCRLYQRLRGATEELFGQRAAFVLALGQGFAGALLQLPFLAALHVSEQFARYLDGQVQELHGTAGSAEPLQRLQQILEPFVVFSGLELAHTFEHFYRHYLGDRLLAQGPSWLEGAVVEQIGLCFPSRFPQEMLSNLAESEELQRQFYLFQLQEQDRRLLELDVGLDEAGGTASVADVPEVKVLALSPRCWPVSPFCYMDEPRRFFSVALSSPLDEFADFCRQSECGGSGRGSHQGVLGCAGSARQGWPPALVLTLALVGQSQQGWGCTKPRRLQWTWLGHAELHFGDCVLHVSTLQMYILLRFNSAEEVAVEALLQATGLPAELLHHALTPLTQGEGVLVRNCAPGAPGALRLNQAALARASGRHLRLLPRQRYLRAERAEVSALERKRNVLCCLITRILKVEKQLHTDNLVFRVIDACQKGELGPGLQFLSFCCHSVDVLSCVLHLLNQGYLRRQEERPHVLEYISAEPTTPPGGQAQMVFWNRSPEASPDEDSVDCLHWLNPGIGRAEEFLLAALQVPMGHTLSPEEAKLLMNQTVQQVQVTLSIPEDVARHLLMHCRWNVDFLIQCYVENRETLLISSGLQVQDAEPALSPGTHCPVCVNQLCPTEKAPTLCCMHYCCKPCWNEYLTTRIEQNMVVNCTCPISECRAQPTTAFICSIVSSEDIIAKYEKALLRVYVECCSNLTWCTNPQGCDQILLKDGLGYGAACSKCSWISCFSCNFPEAHYPASCSHMSQWVDDDGYYEGMTSEAQSKHLAKLISKHCPSCQAQIEKNEGCLHMTCAKCNHGFCWRCLKPWRPTHKDYYNCSAMVSKAAWQEKRFQDYNERCTFHHRAREFAMSLRNRVSSISEMPKIRTLTFVLDACKVLEQARKVLAYSCVYSYYNQDTESMDVVEQQTESLELHTNALQILLEETLLQYQDLASSLQLLKAEHFSAGLELVHQIKERLFAILWYSTQDFHVGLQTLTDPGQRKVKLSNVPTSAPAFIGPKRTILCDSPNTDEGGKEAEDEEYEPQWQEDYDDDDDLDEDNFLFDDESDNLDCDSYFDDDDAYD